From Microaerobacter geothermalis, one genomic window encodes:
- the fabF gene encoding beta-ketoacyl-ACP synthase II, with amino-acid sequence MTNRVVITGMGVMTSLGKTLDEFWGSLLSGKSGIDRITSFDVSEYPTQIAAEIKDFNPEDYMDKKDARRMDRFAQFAVAATKTAMEDARLSMDEVNPDKVGVYIGSGIGGLGTWEEQHQILMEKGPRRVSPFFIPMMIANMASGQVSIMFGAKGPNSSPISACATGTHAVGDAFKIIQRGQADVMIAGGSEATIRPMALAGFCAARAMSTRNDEPTKASRPFDKNRDGFVMGEGAGVLILESLEHAKKRGAKIYAEVVGYGMSGDAYHLTAPAPEGEGAARAMKEAIVDAGLNPEDVDYINAHGTSTEYNDKFETLAIKTVFGDHAYRLAVSSTKSMTGHLLGATGGIEAIVCAKTLMDQVIPPTINYETPDPECDLDYVPNEARKSNVRVALSNSFGFGGHNATIILKKYEE; translated from the coding sequence ATGACCAATCGAGTTGTCATTACTGGAATGGGTGTGATGACTTCCCTTGGGAAAACCTTAGATGAATTCTGGGGTTCCTTGTTATCTGGCAAATCGGGTATTGACCGAATCACTTCTTTTGATGTAAGTGAATATCCCACCCAAATCGCAGCAGAAATCAAGGATTTTAATCCTGAAGACTACATGGACAAGAAAGATGCCAGAAGGATGGATCGCTTTGCTCAATTTGCCGTTGCTGCAACGAAAACGGCGATGGAGGATGCCCGTCTTTCCATGGATGAGGTGAATCCCGATAAAGTCGGGGTGTATATCGGTTCTGGAATCGGTGGACTTGGTACATGGGAAGAACAACATCAAATCCTGATGGAAAAGGGGCCGAGAAGAGTCAGTCCATTTTTTATACCAATGATGATTGCCAACATGGCTTCCGGGCAGGTATCCATTATGTTTGGTGCAAAAGGACCAAACAGTTCTCCAATTTCTGCCTGTGCCACAGGAACCCATGCTGTTGGAGATGCCTTTAAAATAATTCAGCGGGGTCAGGCTGACGTGATGATTGCAGGTGGTTCTGAAGCCACCATTCGTCCCATGGCATTGGCTGGTTTTTGTGCGGCAAGGGCCATGTCTACCCGAAACGATGAACCAACCAAAGCGAGCCGTCCCTTTGACAAGAATCGGGATGGATTTGTAATGGGTGAAGGGGCAGGTGTATTGATTCTTGAGTCTTTGGAACATGCTAAGAAACGGGGTGCCAAGATCTATGCCGAGGTTGTGGGCTATGGCATGAGCGGTGACGCGTATCATTTAACTGCCCCTGCCCCGGAAGGGGAGGGTGCTGCCCGTGCGATGAAAGAGGCCATCGTGGATGCAGGATTGAATCCTGAGGATGTTGATTATATTAATGCCCATGGAACTTCCACTGAGTATAACGATAAATTTGAGACATTAGCGATCAAAACGGTATTTGGAGACCATGCTTATAGGCTGGCGGTTAGTTCCACAAAATCTATGACCGGACATCTGCTTGGCGCTACTGGAGGAATTGAAGCTATTGTTTGTGCCAAGACCCTGATGGATCAAGTGATACCGCCAACGATTAATTATGAAACACCAGATCCGGAATGTGATCTAGATTATGTTCCAAATGAAGCAAGAAAAAGTAATGTTAGGGTGGCTCTATCCAACTCCTTTGGATTTGGCGGTCATAATGCAAC
- the acpP gene encoding acyl carrier protein: MADTFEKVKKIIVDRLGVEESEVTMEASFKDDLGADSLDVVELVMELEDEFDLEISDEEAEKISTVGEVVAYIESQK, from the coding sequence ATGGCAGATACCTTTGAGAAAGTAAAAAAAATCATCGTAGATCGCCTAGGAGTTGAAGAATCCGAGGTCACCATGGAAGCTTCCTTTAAGGATGATCTGGGAGCCGATTCTCTCGATGTCGTTGAACTGGTGATGGAATTGGAAGATGAGTTTGATTTGGAAATTTCCGACGAAGAAGCTGAGAAGATTTCTACTGTTGGAGAAGTAGTGGCGTACATAGAATCCCAAAAGTAG